From Saccharothrix espanaensis DSM 44229, the proteins below share one genomic window:
- a CDS encoding C40 family peptidase encodes MKVLLVLAAVVMAIVVGGGLLTTQWDAGATNDVNTCAVGQSGGGGAPPMSPQQASVVEAILRSARENSIERRGATIALQTAMQESTLRADVVVGEAVGAFQQIAPGPFDAYAGYDRTDPGRAAAGFFSVLLKRVPGYVSDPRPNHELAQVVQASGAGASWYARHQRWAEAVVTALYGGGSDCAEQAVAGPVSVRVVGNTVVLPPEAKIAGTIVAASEQVAKAIGAALAWLGTPYSWGGGDENGPTKGVQDGGVADAHGDFDKVGFDCSGLTLYAYAQAGVRITRPSDSQLTGAELVVPFTQARPGDLLFWGTHHVAMYLGEFDGAHRMVEAPQSGDVVKVSPVRLGGDFRGVAARPIP; translated from the coding sequence ATGAAGGTGCTCCTGGTGCTGGCCGCCGTGGTCATGGCGATCGTTGTGGGCGGTGGATTGCTCACCACGCAGTGGGATGCGGGTGCCACGAACGATGTCAACACCTGCGCGGTCGGCCAGTCCGGAGGCGGCGGTGCGCCGCCGATGTCGCCTCAGCAGGCTTCGGTGGTGGAGGCGATTCTGCGCTCCGCACGGGAAAACAGCATCGAGCGGCGTGGAGCGACCATCGCGTTGCAGACAGCGATGCAGGAGAGCACGTTGCGCGCCGACGTCGTGGTCGGTGAGGCGGTCGGGGCGTTCCAGCAGATCGCACCGGGGCCGTTCGACGCGTATGCAGGCTATGACCGCACCGACCCAGGGCGGGCGGCGGCGGGGTTCTTCTCGGTGTTGCTCAAGCGGGTTCCCGGCTATGTGTCCGATCCGCGGCCGAACCACGAGTTGGCACAGGTGGTGCAAGCGAGCGGAGCAGGTGCTTCGTGGTACGCGCGGCACCAGCGGTGGGCCGAGGCGGTGGTCACCGCGTTGTACGGCGGCGGTTCTGACTGTGCGGAGCAGGCGGTGGCGGGACCGGTGTCGGTACGGGTCGTGGGGAACACGGTGGTGTTGCCACCGGAGGCGAAGATCGCCGGGACGATCGTGGCCGCGTCGGAGCAGGTGGCGAAGGCGATCGGCGCGGCGTTGGCGTGGCTGGGAACGCCGTATTCGTGGGGCGGCGGGGACGAGAACGGGCCGACCAAGGGCGTCCAAGACGGCGGGGTCGCGGACGCGCACGGGGACTTCGACAAGGTCGGTTTCGATTGCAGCGGCTTGACCTTGTACGCCTACGCGCAGGCCGGAGTGCGAATCACGCGGCCGTCGGACTCCCAGTTGACCGGCGCGGAACTGGTGGTGCCGTTCACCCAGGCCCGGCCTGGTGACCTCTTGTTCTGGGGGACCCACCACGTGGCCATGTACCTCGGCGAGTTCGACGGAGCACACCGGATGGTCGAAGCACCGCAGTCGGGTGACGTGGTGAAGGTGTCGCCGGTGCGGCTGGGCGGAGATTTCCGCGGTGTCGCGGCGCGCCCGATCCCGTGA
- a CDS encoding glutaminyl-peptide cyclotransferase has product MFASVRVVAKTATDGLASLGLTLSPVGLVESVTSPGGSVVRVVDVRDGRELRRVESAGRRGAAGVALTAEGLWEVVSPEVAVLRDPASLVERRRAAIGGAAWGLCGIDGLVVTSDRTNRLVLRDSGTFGEVRAVTVSGHWAEGQRLGALACVREDGRGQVWAVVVGSDWLVRVDLANGHVTGVASLARIRAEEPGAGGAVGGIAASGDPGELWVSGEFRHRFKVRLDGAGR; this is encoded by the coding sequence GTGTTCGCGTCGGTCCGTGTGGTGGCGAAGACGGCCACGGATGGGCTCGCCAGTCTCGGCTTGACGCTGTCGCCGGTCGGGTTGGTCGAGTCGGTCACGTCACCTGGCGGATCGGTAGTCCGGGTAGTGGATGTCCGGGATGGGCGCGAGTTGCGCCGGGTGGAGTCCGCCGGGCGGCGTGGTGCGGCCGGTGTGGCGCTGACGGCCGAAGGGCTGTGGGAGGTCGTCTCGCCCGAGGTCGCGGTGTTGCGCGATCCGGCCTCTCTTGTCGAGAGGCGACGGGCCGCCATCGGCGGTGCGGCGTGGGGTTTGTGCGGGATCGACGGGCTCGTGGTGACCAGTGACAGGACCAACCGGCTGGTGCTGCGGGATTCCGGGACGTTCGGCGAGGTTCGTGCGGTCACGGTGTCGGGTCATTGGGCGGAGGGGCAGCGGCTCGGGGCGTTGGCGTGTGTGCGCGAGGACGGGCGCGGCCAGGTCTGGGCGGTGGTGGTCGGGTCGGACTGGCTGGTCCGGGTCGACCTGGCAAACGGTCATGTCACAGGTGTTGCGAGCCTGGCGCGGATTCGCGCGGAGGAGCCTGGCGCAGGTGGCGCCGTCGGCGGGATCGCCGCGTCAGGAGACCCGGGCGAGTTGTGGGTTTCGGGGGAGTTCCGTCATCGGTTCAAGGTCCGGTTGGACGGGGCCGGGCGATGA
- a CDS encoding helix-turn-helix domain-containing protein, translating into MSFDTHEIPRFDPISLARHRRRADLTQVALARQLSVHDNKIYRWEKGLTPITAAELRQVARELRVVPPQLQLPLTAPPTLVDLRSLAALTPAELAARLYIKPKRLLLWEHGRLGEPGEHGPLLAATIGVSETAMDHHERTGLLPVALAVRLAHALRVTPGLAAAAFHFSRSTDQQLPTAA; encoded by the coding sequence ATGTCGTTCGACACCCACGAAATACCGCGGTTCGACCCGATCTCTCTGGCTCGGCACCGCCGCCGAGCCGACCTCACCCAAGTCGCGCTGGCCCGACAACTGTCGGTCCATGACAACAAGATCTACCGGTGGGAGAAGGGCCTCACTCCGATCACCGCCGCCGAGTTGCGTCAGGTTGCCCGCGAACTCCGGGTCGTCCCGCCGCAACTCCAGTTGCCGCTGACCGCACCGCCCACGCTGGTCGACCTGCGCAGCCTCGCCGCCCTGACGCCGGCCGAACTCGCCGCCAGGCTCTACATCAAGCCCAAGCGCCTGCTCCTGTGGGAACACGGCCGCCTCGGTGAACCCGGCGAGCACGGCCCCCTGCTCGCCGCGACCATTGGCGTCAGCGAGACGGCCATGGACCACCACGAACGCACCGGACTGCTGCCTGTCGCGCTGGCTGTGCGCCTGGCCCACGCCCTGCGCGTCACACCGGGACTGGCCGCAGCCGCGTTCCACTTTTCGCGCAGCACGGACCAGCAGTTGCCCACGGCCGCGTGA
- a CDS encoding helix-turn-helix domain-containing protein, with the protein MPDERAYLGRVLRVLDVVAASEQAVSMSEICRQMSLPMTTVHRLLVTLWKAGVLERDVRRRYVMGTRLTVLSSGSGSSGDAA; encoded by the coding sequence GTGCCCGACGAGCGGGCCTACCTTGGACGTGTCCTGCGGGTGCTCGATGTCGTCGCTGCGAGCGAGCAGGCGGTGAGCATGTCGGAGATCTGTCGGCAGATGTCGTTGCCGATGACGACTGTCCACAGGCTGTTGGTGACGCTGTGGAAAGCCGGTGTGCTGGAGCGTGACGTCAGGCGCCGGTACGTGATGGGCACCCGGCTAACGGTGCTGTCCTCCGGGTCGGGTTCCAGTGGGGACGCGGCGTAG